In Corynebacterium sp. P4-C1, the sequence CGCGATCATGATGGTCGAGGCGGGCGCAGGCGTGAACGTCGTCAAGCTTGTCGAGGATGGTGCGCCGGTCCCGACCGAGTCCACGGTCGCTGAAGGCCTTGAAGCCGCGAAGCCGTTCATCAAGACGCTGTGCGAGGCCCAGAATGGCCTTGCCGAGCGGACCGCCAAGGAAACCCAGGAGTTCCCGCTCTTCCCGTCGTACAGCGACGAGATCTTCGACGCCGTGGAGAAGAAGGCGTCCAAGAAGCTGTCCACGCTGCTCACCATCAAAGGCAAGGCCGAGCGCGACGACGCTACCAACGCCTACATGGAGGAGATCGAGGCGGACCTGCTTGACTCCCTGCCGGTGGAGGACGACGAGGACGCGTCCAAGGAGATCCGCGCCGCGTACAACGCGGTGATGAAGCAGATCGTGCGCACCAAGATCCTCACCGAGGGCTTCCGTATCGACGGCCGCGGGGTCACCGACATTCGCGACCTCGGCGTCGAGGTCGAACTGGTTCCGCGCGCCCACGGCTCCTCCCTGTTCGAGCGCGGCGAGACCCAGATTCTCGGCGTGACCACCCTGGACATGCTGAAGATGGAGCAGCAGCTGGACTCCCTCCACCCGGAGACCTCCAAGCACTACATCCACCACTACAACTTCCCGCCGTACTCCACGGGTGAGACAGGCCGCGTCGGTTCCCCGAAGCGCCGCGAGATCGGCCACGGTGCGCTTGCGGAGCGCGCCCTTTTGCCGGTGATCCCGTCCAAGGAGGACTTCCCGTACACGATCCGTCAGGTCTCCGAGGCGCTCGGCTCCAATGGCTCGACCTCGATGGGCTCCGTGTGCGCCTCGACTCTGTCGCTGTACAACGCTGGTGTTCCGCTCGCGGCGCCGGTCGCCGGCATCGCCATGGGACTGGTCTCCGGTGAGGTCGACGGCGAGACCAAGTACGTCGCCCTGACCGACATCCTCGGTGCTGAGGATGCGTTCGGCGACATGGACTTCAAGGTCGCCGGCACGTCCGAGTTCATTACCGCGCTGCAGTTGGACACCAAGCTCGACGGCATCCCGTCTGACGTCCTGGCTAATGCCCTTACGCAGGCGAAGGACGCCCGCGCCACGATCCTGGACACCATGGCAGAGGTCATCGAGGGGCCGGACGAGATGAACCCGCTCGCCCCGAAGATCACCACCGTCCACGTCCCGGTATCCAAGATCGGCGAGGTCATCGGCCCGAAGGGCAAGACCATCAACCAGATCACCGAAGAGACCGGCGCGGACATCTCCATCGAGGACGACGGCACCATTTACGTCGCCGCCGCCACGGGCGAAGGTGCAGATGCGGCGATCGAGAAGATCAACGCCATCGCCAACCCGCAGCAGCCGAAGGTCGGGGAGCGCTACTTGGGCACCGTGGTCAAGACCGTCGCCTTCGGCGCGTTCGTCTCTTTGACTCCGGGCCGCGACGGCTTGGTGCACATCTCCAAGCTGGGCGGCAACAAGCGCATCGAGAATGTCGAGGACGTTGTGAACGTCGGCGACAAGATCGAGGTCGAAATCGCCGACATCGACAACCGCGGCAAGATCTCGCTCGTCCCAGTCAACGAGGATGAGGACAACGAGTAACCGTTTCGTTCCGCAGGGGAGCACAGCTCTAAAAGACCCGCGTTCACGCTGGGATCCGCGGGTGTGGCACCGCAAGGTGTCGCGCCCGGTCTCGGTGTGGATGGGGGTTTTCATCCTTGTCGGGCTTGTGCACACACTGCTGCCTGAGCCGCGCTTGGTGCTCATCCACATCTTCACTCTGGGCATTCTCACCAACGCCATCATGGTGTGGTCCCAGAACCTCACGGAACGTTTCCTCCAGGCGAAGCTGCCGGACTCGGCGCGCCGGTACCAGTTGGCCCGCTCCCGTCTGCTCAACATCGGAGTCGCGGCTGTCCTCCTCGGGCACCTGTTCGGCGGCGAGGACTGGAACTGGATCATCACGGGCTGCGGTGCCGCGTTCGTGGTGGGTGCTGTTGGGTGGCATGCAGTGAGCGTCGGCAAGCAGGTCGCCGCTTCTGATCCCGCTAAGCGTTTCCGTCCCGTCGTGTGGGGGTACGTCGTCTGCAGCGGGAGCCTCGTTATCGGTGCCTGCTTCGGCGCGGCGCTGGCGATGGATCTGCGCAACGGATGGCAGCAGCGGGTTTTGCTGGCGCACCTATTGGCTAATATCGGCGGCTTCGTGGGATTCGCCGCGATGTCGTCGCTTGTTGTGCTGTTGCCCGCCATGTGGCGGATGAAAGCAGTGCTCGCGCACCAGCGTTCTGTGCTGTGCATCATGGGTGCGGGCTTGCTCGTCGCCGCCGCGGGCGCACTGTCGGGCAGCGGTGTCGTCCTTGGCTCCGGTGTGATTGTCTACGCGGCGGCGTGGGCCTGGGCGCTCCAGACGTGGTGCGCGGGAGTCTTTTCTTCCGCCACGCGCGACCGCTTCACATATCCGGGCATGTCCGCCTTGCTCGCCGTCGTGTGGCTCGTCGCCGCGCTGGTGAGCTTCGGGACGTCTGCGTTGCTTATCGACGGCCCCCTCGATGCCCTCGTTCCTCCCACCCTTCCTCTCCTCGCCGGGTTCGCCGCGCAGCTTCTCATCGGGACGATGAGCTACCTGATGCCCACGACGATTGGCGGCGGTCCGGCCGCTACGCAGGCGGGACTGGCGGAACTCAACCGTGCCGGGATCTTCCGCGCGGCGGCATTCAATTGTGCAGTGCTCGGTTGGCTCTTCGCGCCGTCGTCGCTGGCGCGGATTGTGTGCAGCTTGATCGCGTGCGGGTGCCTGGTCGCGTTCCTTCCCCTCATGGTCCGCGCTGTGCGGGCGCAACGCCGGGTGATTGCGGCACAGTCCGGCGGACGGGTCTAGTGGGGATGTTCTAGCCGGTCACCGTGACGTCGTAGACCATGCCGCGGGATTTATGCGACGCCATGGTGCACCAGCCCTGCGTGCTGCTGGTGAAGGTACCGAAGTCGTGAACGACCGTCTTTTTCGCTGGAATGATACCGGAGTATTCCGTGCCGATTTTCAGGTCGTGGCTGCGGTCGTCGTTGTTGGTGATCCTCAAAACAACCGGGGTGGAGGGGTCGACCTCCACCTGCGCCGGTGAGAATTTCATGCCCGTGATGGTGATGTCCTGGATCACCGGGCCGGAAATATCGTTCGCCCCGCCGGAGCGGGCGTGCGCGAGGAGCGCATCTGCCGCCGAGGCTACGACGAGGAGGACGACCGCCACCCACGAGGCAGCGGTGCCGCGGGCGGTCGGTGCTCCAGGAGTGGAAGGCATCTCGGTCATCCCCTGGGCGCCGTCTATTTCTGGATGTCGACGACGAGGCGCGTCGGGTTCTCGAGGACGTACGCCTTGTACGGTCGCTTAGAGTCCAGGCCGACCAGGTAGTGCGAGTCCGCCTCGAAGGTGCCGCCGTAGACGACGTCTGCGATATTTCCGGTGTTCAGACCGAGGTTCGTGTCGGAGGCGTATTTCGCGTCCGGGTCCATGTCCAGGGATGTGCCGTGGACAAAGAGCTCTAGTGCCGTGGCGCCGGGGAATTCCATGGGGAAGCCGGAGCCCTGCTCGCGCGGTTCGTTCGTGTACGCGGCGTTGTAGGTGGGAAGACCCTCGCCTTCGAATTCGAAAACAACGCGGTCGAAGCCGTCGTGGGAGCCGGCGCGGATGTCGGTGGTTCGCAGCTGTCCGCCGGGGCCGTGATCGCCGAGGGTGTCGGTCGGCTCGGTGCTGAAGCCGTCGGCGGCCGGCTGCTCCTCGACAGCGGCGGCCGCGCGGGTGTCGTTGCTTGTCGACGCTTCGGTCTTTTCCTGGGACTCAGTCGATGTGGCAGTGGTCGTCCCGCTGGAAGGCCCGTGCTCGGTCATCGCCGGCTCGTCGATGTCGCCGCCGGCGCAACTGGCCAGAGCGAAACCCGCGGCGACTGTGACAGCTGTTGCCTGAAGTGACTTGAGTTTCATGTGTTCCAGTCTATCTGGGCAAAAGCGCCCGCGCGACCAGCGACAAGCCCGATGTGCAAGGGAGGGGAGCAGCCGCCAGCGTTGCGCACCCGCGGCGCTATGGTGGAGGACACGACAATCACTTCGGAAACTGAAGAAACTGTAGAAACTGAAAACGAAATTGCCGGTGCCGCAGCCGGCAGGAAGGCGGATCATGGCTATCAAGGTCGGAGTACTAGGCGCGAAGGGCCGTGTGGGCTCGGCAGTGGTAGCGGGAGTCAACGCCGCGGAGGATCTGGAACTCGTCGCTGAAGTTAACGCATCCGATTCGTTGGACCTGCTCGTCGAAAAGGGGGCGGATGTCGTCGTGGACTTCACCACCCCGGCCGCCGTCATGGACAACTTGGAGTTCTGCATCAACAACGGCATCCATGCCGTCGTGGGCACTACCGGCTTCGATGAGTCGCGCTACCAGCAGGTGCGCGACTGGTGTGCGGCGAACAGTAATGTCGGTGTGCTCATCGCACCGAATTTCGCAATTTCGGCGGTGCTCGCCATGGCCTTCGCGCGGCAGGCGGCACCGTTCTTCGAGTCCGCCGAGGTCGTCGAGTACCACCACCCGAATAAGCTCGACGCGCCGTCCGGCACGGCAGTGAAGACGGCGCAGGGGATCGCGGAAGCTCGTCGAGAAGCGAATAAGGGCGCGATGCCGGACGCCACGGAGCAGGCTCTCGACGGCTCCCGCGGCGCAGACGTGGACGGCGTGAAGGTCCACGCCGTGCGCATGCAGGGCATGGTCGCGCACGAGGAGATCATCTTCGGCACCACCGATCAGTCGTTGACAATCCGTCAGGACTCCTACGGCCGCGACTCCTTCGTCCCGGGTGTGCTCACCGGTGTGCGCCAGGTCGCCGATAACCCCGGCTTGACCATCGGGCTGGACAGCTACCTGGGCCTGTAAATGACGCAAAAGAAGAAGCTCGATGTCCAACTCGTCGCCGCGACCTCCTTTGCGGCACCCGCGGACGTGGACTGGGAACAGGACTCGGCGGCCACCGACGCGGAGGCGCTCGTCGAGTTTGCGGGGCGCGCCTGCTACGAGACCTTCGATAAACCGAACCCGCACACCGCGGGCAACGAGGCGTACCTGCGCCATATTCTCGAGGTAGGCCACGACGCGCTGCTCGAGCACGCCACCGCGACGCTCTACATCCGCGGTCTGTCGCGCGCGGCGGGCAACGAGCTGCTGCGCCACCGCCACCTTTCTTTCTCCCAGCTGTCGCAGCGTTTCGTCCCGGCGGGCGAAGCTGATGTCGTCGTGCCCGACGTTATCGCGGAGGACGAGGACCTGTCCCGCATGTTCCTCGCGGCAGTCGACGAGCAGCGGTTCGTCTACGAAGAGCTCCTCAACGCGCTGGAGAACAACCTCGCCGCCGAGCCGAACTCCCTGCTGCGCAAGAAGAAGGCGCGCCAGGCGGCGCGGGCGATCTTGCCGAACGCCACGGAGACACGCTTCGTGGTCACCGGAAATTACCGGGCGTGGCGCGAATTCATCGCCGCCCGCGCCAGCGAGCACGCGGACATCGAGATCCGCGAACTCGCCGTGGCCTGCCTGGAGATACTCAAGAAACAAGCGCCCGCGCTTTTCGACGACTTTCTCATCAGCACGCTCGCTGATGGCTCCGTGATGGCAACCAGCCCCTACGCCGGATAGGGCTACACAGATTCACAGGGAAGAGAATGTACCCTAGATAACCATGGGCATTTCAACGAAAGCACAAACCGGTGCAGAAGAATTCGGCACTGTCGGTGTCGCAATGGTCACTCCTTTCGACCGAAACGGTGAACTCGATCTAGAAGCCGGGCGAAAGTTGGCTGCCCACCTCGTCGACAACGGTGTCGACTCTCTCATCCTCGGCGGCACGACCGGCGAGTCCCCGACCACGTCGGCGGAAGAGAAGATCTCGCTGATCAAGGCGGTCCGCGAGGAACTCGGCGACCGCGTCAAGATCATGGCGGGTGCCGGCACGAACGACACGCGTTCCACCATTGCGCTGGCGGAAGCCTCCCGCGATGCCGGCGCCGACAGTCTGCTCGTGGTCACGCCGTACTACTCCAAGCCGTCCCAGGCCGGACTGCTCAAGCACTTCACAGCCGTGGCCGAGGCGACGGACCTGCCGATCTGCCTCTACGACATCCCGGGCCGCTCCGGTATCCCGATCGCGGGTGAAACAATCCGTGCCCTGGCGGAGCTGCCGACCGTGAAGGCTGTGAAGGACGCCAAGGGTGATGTGCTTGAGGCGACCGCGATTATTAACGAGACGGACCTTGCCTGGTACTCTGGCGACGACGTTCTCAACCTGCCGTGGTTATCCGTCGGCGCGACCGGAGTCATCTCCGTGATCGGGCACGCGGCCCCAGGTTTGATGAGAGAAATGGTGACAAGCTTCGAGGAAGGCGACCTCGCCCGCGCGCGGGAAATCAACGCCACCACCATGAGCGTGCTTGCCGGACAGCAGGCTGCGCTCGGTGGAGTGACATTTGCAAAAGCGGCCCTGCGCCTGCAGGGCATCGAGGTCGGAGACCCCCGCCTGCCTGTCGTCCCCGCGGACGAGACGCAGCTGGAGGTTCTCCGCCGCGACATGGAAAAGGCTGGAGTCCTATAAGTATGAACGAACCCCGCAATCGCTCCCGTAAAGTGACCCGCAAGGCGGGCCCGCCGGAGGCAGGCGATCAGCAGCCCGTCTTCCAGGCAGCGGATACCCAACCCGGCGACAACGGGGGCAACGGTTCCAACAACGGAAATAGCAACAGCAACGGTAACGGCGGCGGCAACGGCAATAACCGCAGCAACAACGGCAACGGCAACAACGGCGGCAACAACCGCGGCGGCCGTGGCAACAACGGCAACGGAGGCGGCAACAACCGCGGGCGGGGTCGTGGACGCGGCCGCGGACGCGGCGGCCGTGGAGGAGACAACCGCCGCAACCCGGTGAAGGGTATGCAGGGTGCCGACCTGACTAAGCGTCTGCCGGCTCCGCAGAAGGCCCCGCAGAACGGCCTGCGTATCTATGCTCTGGGCGGCATTTCCGAGATCGGCCGCAACATGACGGTTTTCGAGTACAACGGCCGTAAGCTCATCGTGGACTGCGGCGTGCTGTTCCCGTCCTCCGACGAACCGGGCGTGGACCTGATCCTGCCGGACTTCGGCCCGATCGAGAACAAGCTGGACAAGGTCGAAGCCCTTGTGGTCACTCACGGCCACGAGGACCACATCGGTGCGATTCCGTGGCTGCTGAAGCTGCGCCCGGACATCCCGATCTACTCGGCGAAGTTCACCAACGCACTTATCGCGGCCAAGACGAAGGAACACCGTCAGCGCCCGAAGCTGCACGAGGTCAATGCGAAGTCCGAGATCACCGTCGGTCCGTTCAACTTGCGCTTCTTCCACGTCGGCCACTCCATCCCGGACTGCCTCGGCGTGGTCATCAAGACTGGTGCAGGCACCGTCTGCATGACCGGCGATGTCAAGGTCGACATGACCCCGTACGACAACAAGCCGACGGACCTGCCTGCTCTGGCGCGTTACGGTGACGAGGGCATCGACCTTTTCCTGTGCGATTCCACCAACGCGACGATTCCGGGCATCTCCGCCTCGGAGGCTGGTATCGAGGAGACGCTGATCCGCCTGGTTCAGGCTGCGAAGCAGCGCGTGGTGCTCGCGTCCTTTGCGTCCAACGTGTCGCGCGTGCAGATGGCGGTCAACGCCGCTGTCGCATCGGGCCGCAAGGTCGCCTTCAACGGCCGCTCCATGATCCGCAACATGGAGATCGCCGAGAAGATGAACCTCCTCAAAGCGCCGAAGGGCACGATCATCCCGATCGAGGAAGCCGCGAAGATGGCTCCGCACCGCGTCATGCTGATCACCACCGGAACGCAGGGCGAGCCGATGGCTGCCCTGTCGCGCATGTCCCGCCGCGAGCACCGCCAGATCACGGTGCGCGATGGTGACACGATCATCCTGTCCTCCTCGCTCATTCCGGGCAACGAGGAAGCGGTCTTCGCCGTGATCAACAACCTTGCCCAGATCGGCGCGAATGTGATTACCAGCGATGATGCCCATGTTCACGCATCTGGCCACGGCTACGCCGGCGAGCTTTTGTTCCTGTACAACATGGCGCGCCCGCGCAACGCGATGCCGGTTCACGGCGAGTGGCGCCACCTGCGCGCCAACAAGGAACTGGCGATCGCTACCGGCGTCAAGCCGGAGAACACAGTGCTGGCCCAGAACGGTGTGGTGGTCGACATGGTCGACGGCAAGCTCAAGGTCGCGGGCCAGTACCAGGTGGGCAACCTGTACGTCGACGGCACCACCATGGGCGATGTCGATCCGGATGTCCTGACTGACCGCACCAACCTCGCTGCTGGCGGCGTCATCTCGATCACCTGCGTCATCGACGACCGCACGAGCCGTCTCATCGAGCGTCCGGTCGTGTCCACCACCGGCCTCGTCGACGATGACCGCGGTGTCCTGCCGGATCTCGTCGAGCTGGTGGAGAACACCATGTTCGATTTGGCCGCGGAAGGCGAGAATGATCCGTACCGCATGGTGCAGCAGCTCCGCCGCCGTGTTTCCCGCTCGATCGAGCAGAAGTACAAGCGCGAGCCGGTGATCCTGCCGACGGTCGTTCCAATGAACGCCGATGACACCGCACCGCTCAGCAACGAGGATGTTGAGTCATCCCGCGAGTCGCTGTAAGACCCGCACTGATAGGCCCCAGCCGGACTAGGCTGGGGCCTATGTCTTTTCAGCAGAAAGAGCGTGAACAGCTGGCTCAGCTTCTTCTCGACCGCGGCCCGGATGCGCCCACCCTGTGCGAAGGGTGGACTACTGCCGACCTCGCCGCGCACCTGTACTTGCGTGAGCGCAAGCCGTACTTGGCGGGCGGATATTTCATTTCCGCGCTGTCGGAAGTCACCCAGAATGCGCAGTCCGCGGTGAAGCAGCGGCCGTACACCGAGGTGGTCGGCGAATGGGCTGCCGGTCCGCCGCTGTTCATCAAGCCCTTCGATAAAGCCATGAACAGCTCCGAGCACTTCATCCACCACGAGGATGTGCGCCGGGGTAGGGGAGAGGTGGCTCCCCGAGAATTTTCGCGGGTTGTGGAGGCCGACCTTATGAAGGCCGCACGGATGATGGTCCAGATGGCGCTGAGTAGTTCAGAGGTGCCGGTGGTGCTGACCCCGCAGAACCACCCACCGGTCACGCTCGGCGGGAAACGGGGAGTGGTGGCGAAGGGAGACCGCGTCGTGCGCGTTTCGGGTGATCCCGGTGAGCTGTTGCTGTGGGTCACCGGTCGCGATGCCGTGCAGGTGGACATTGACGGCGCTGAGGCGGATATCGCGAAGGTCAAGCGCCGAATCTAGACTGATCGAAATTTGAGAGCGCCGGTGTGGCGCATGTGACTAAAGGTGTGACTGGCCATTACAGTGGTGGCCATGTCTGTCACGAGTACCCAGCGCCGCCAGAAAGGTCGGTCCAAAACTGGGCCGAAAAGCCGTGATACCCGCACCACAGGCGGGTACTCCCGCTCGTCCGTATCCGGCACCACGGTTGCAGCCGACTCCGCCGATGAGCGCGTCGGCTCGGCCGTCGGCGCCGTCGGACGCGGAATGGGCAATGCGGCGCGCGAAGTGACCGGCGCATTTTCGGCTGTCGGGCGCAAGGCTGGTGCCTCCGCTTCCCGACGCCGCAAGCGCCCGATGCAGGAGGACACCTACGACGACGCTTTCGACGCCAGCTCGCCGAAGGAGCATGGCGGTGCCGAGGCCTACGACGAGCATGACGGCTACGACGAGGGCGACCTGACAGAGCGCGGCCGCCGCGCCGACGCAATCGGTCTTGTGCTCATCGGTCTCGCCGCTGTTCTCGGGGCGTCCGTTTGGCTCGACATTGCCGGCCCGGTGGGCGCGGCAATCGCCAGCGGTGTGCACTGGATCATCGGTGCCGGCGCCTTGGTGCTCCCCGTGGTCTTGGTTGGCATCGCTATCGCAGTCATGCTCGGGTTGGGCAGCAGCGCTTCCGAACGCGCACACAGCGGAGCCGGGCTGACCATCATCGCTATCTGCATGCTCGGCCTGATCCACGTCTTCGCGGGCACGCCGGAAAGCTGGGCGGACCGCAAGGTCGCCGGCGGTGCCATTGGCGCGTTGGTGGGCGGGCCGCTCAGCGCGGGCTTCACCCCGTATGTGGCGGTTCCGCTGCTGGGGCTCGTCATTGTCTACGCGGCCCTTCTGGCTACCGGCATCACGGTGCGCGAATCCTTCGACTACATCCGCAATCTGATCCGGAGCATCGCGTCGAGCGCGTACACCCCGGATCCCGCGGAAAGCGAGGAATCGGACGACATGTACGGCTATGTTGAGGGTGACCTCGACGATATCGCCGAGGGGCGTGAGCGCCGTCCCCGTGCTCAGACTCGCCAACCGCGTCCGGCGAAGCGTCCGCGCACCCCAATGGACAATTACCCGGTTGACCCGGCCGACGAGAACGCCGAAGACCCGACGCTTCTCGACGCTCCCGCTGACCCCGCCCCACGCCGCCGGACCCGTCCGCGGCCCGCGGCAGCAGCTACATCAGCGGCGAACGAGACCCGGGCGATGTCCCGTACTGATGCTCGTGACCAGCAGGACGAGGTGTACGACTTCGGCAGCGAAGTCGCCGCCGAGGACCAGTTCACCGAGCAGATCCCGGCACAGGCACCGGCGCGGGCAGAGCAGCCTGAGACGAAGGTGAATGCCCCGCGCCGCAAGCGCGCCCCAAAGACGAAGACGAGCGACACTGCACCGATCGAGAAGGTCAGTGGTGTTGCAGGCGCCGCTTCCGGTGCAGCCGGTGCTGCAGCGGCTGGCGGAGCTGGTGCCGCCCGGGCTGCCGGGGCAGCCGGAGCCGCCAATGCGGCAGGTGACGCAGTCAGCCAGGCGCGCGAAGAGATGCGCAAGCAGATCGTGGCACGCTCGGGCATCGATGCGTCGGCTATCCCGGCATCCACACCCAATTCCGAGAAGGAGCAGCAGCCGGCCCAAGCTCCCGCCGCACGGGAACCGGAGGGGGCAGGGGACTACACGCTGCCGTCGACAAGCCTGCTGCTCCCGGGCAACGCCCCGAAGAGCCGCACGGAAATCAACGACCGGATGATCGAGGCAATCACCGATGTCTTCGACGAATTCAAGGTCGACGCTGCGGTGACCGGGTTCTCGCGCGGACCGACAGTGACGCGTTACGAAGTCGAGCTCGGCCCCGGCGTCAAGGTCTCCAAGATCACGAACCTCCAGTCGAATCTCGCCTATGCGGTGGCGACGGACAACGTCCGGCTGCTGACCCCGATCCCCGGCAAGTCCGCCGTGGGCATCGAGGTGCCGAACTCCGACCGCGAAATGGTGCGTCTGCGCGATGTTTTGGACGCGCCGAACGTGCGCGCCGAGCATGACCCGATGCTGATCGGTCTCGGCAAGAACATCGAGGGCGACTTCGTCTCCGCGTCCGTGCAGAAGATGCCGCACCTGCTTGTGGCTGGTTCAACCGGTTCCGGTAAGTCCGCGTTCGTGAACTCCATGCTCGTGTCCCTGCTGACGCGCGCGACGCCGGAAGAGGTCCGCCTCATCCTCGTCGACCCGAAGATGGTGGAGCTCACCCCGTACGAGGGAATCCCGCACCTGATCACCCCGATCATCACCCAGCCCAAGAAGGCGGCGGCAGCGTTGCAGTGGCTCGTGGAGGAGATGGAGCAGCGCTACATGGACATGAAGTCCGCGCGCGTGCGCCACATCAAGGACTTCAACAAGAAGGTCCGCTCCGGCGAGCACACGGCTCCTCCGGGGTCCGAGCGCGAAATGCGCCCGTACCCGCTCATCGTCTGCGTCGTCGACGAGCTCGCCGACCTCATGATGACGGCGCCGAAGGAGATCGAGGACTCCATTGTCCGCATCACACAGAAGGCCCGCGCCGCCGGCATCCACCTGGTGCTCGCCACGCAGCGCCCGTCAGTGGACGTGGTCACCGGCCTGATCAAGACGAACGTGCCGTCGCGCCTCGCCTTTGCGACCTCCTCGCTCACCGACTCCCGCGTCATCCTCGACCAGGGTGGCGCCGAGAAGCTCATCGGCATGGGCGACGCTCTGTTCATTCCGCAGGGCGCTGGCAAGCCGCAGCGTCTCCAAGGCGCCTTCGTCACCGACGAGGAAATCCAGGCTGTCGTCGATGCCGTCAAGGAGCAGGGCGAACCGCACTACACCGAAGGTGTCACCGAGGAAAAGGCTCCGGAGAAGAAAGAGATCGACGAGGAGATCGGTAAGGACATGGACGACCTCCTCGAGGCCGTCGAGCTCGTTGTCACCTCCCAGCTCGGCTCCACGTCGATGCTGCAGCGAAAGCTCCGCATCGGCTTCGCCAAGGCCGGCCGCCTCATGGACCTCATGGAATCCCGCGGTGTCGTCGGCCCGTCCGAGGGCTCCAAGGCACGCGAGGTGCTGGTCAAGCCCGAAGAGCTCGAGACTATCCAGTGGATGATCAAGGGGGCCGACCCCGCCGAGGCGCCCAAGGAGGTACTCGAGGAGCAGTCGCTTGACGACGATTCCGCCAACTCCGGTGCCGAGTCCGGCTCCGGCGCCAGCACAGATGCTCAAACGGTGAAGGCCACCTACAACCCGACCGGCGGCGCGTTCTAACCGATGGGCGCTACTCCTGAGCTTCGGTTCTCTGTCGTCCTTTTCGACGATGTTGAGCTGCTCGATGTGGCTGGCCCGGTTGAAGTGCTGTCCAAGGTCGACGACTTCGACGTGGAAATGCTCTCAGCGGATGGTGGTTCCGTCGCGAGTTCGCAAGGAGTGCGGCTCGGCGTGGACGGCGACTTCAGTTCGGCAACCGGGGATGTGCTTTGATCCAGAAACGGGGCAAAAGACGCTAAAGACAACAAGCCGTGGACGACCCGACCTTAATATCGTCCACGAGGATGGTGTGCCAATTAAAACGGAGTTTGATCGCCCACCTGCGTCTAGGGCGCCGCATCATGCACAACAGCAGTTGGATGCGAATCCGGATGCGGTTGTTTGGTTGCTTACGCTAGACAAGCTTGAAGAGGGACCTGACCCCTGTTTGGTAGACACCTGATATCCATCCCGGTTGGGTTGGGAAGAAAGGTAATCTACCACCATGCCTAGGTATTCCGAACAGTTCAAACGTGATGCTGTGGCCCTCTATGAGAACAATGAGGACCTTTCACTTCACGCGGCTTCGACAGAGCTTGGAGTTAATCGTTCCTCACTTTATTCCTGGCTTAAGCAGTATGGCACCGGCAAACGTGCTCGCACGAAGGCCATGCGTGATCACGCCCAGGCGACGGCTGATTCTGAGCGAATCCGCCAGTGAGACAAAAGAAAACGCAAAGTTGCGCGAAGAACGCGACATCCTGCGTAAGGCCGCGAAATATTTTGCCGAAGAGACACGCTGGTGATCCGCTTCCAGTTTGTCTATGACCACCGAACCGAGTACTCGGTCAAGCGGATGTGCCATGTGTTAAAGCTCAATCGCTCCTCGTTCTACAAATGGGTCAACACCCGCGAGAATCGCAGGTTAAAGATGTGTTCCGATGCTCTTATTGGTGCAAGAATCACAACCATTTTCGATGATGAGC encodes:
- the dapA gene encoding 4-hydroxy-tetrahydrodipicolinate synthase, with amino-acid sequence MGISTKAQTGAEEFGTVGVAMVTPFDRNGELDLEAGRKLAAHLVDNGVDSLILGGTTGESPTTSAEEKISLIKAVREELGDRVKIMAGAGTNDTRSTIALAEASRDAGADSLLVVTPYYSKPSQAGLLKHFTAVAEATDLPICLYDIPGRSGIPIAGETIRALAELPTVKAVKDAKGDVLEATAIINETDLAWYSGDDVLNLPWLSVGATGVISVIGHAAPGLMREMVTSFEEGDLARAREINATTMSVLAGQQAALGGVTFAKAALRLQGIEVGDPRLPVVPADETQLEVLRRDMEKAGVL
- the dapB gene encoding 4-hydroxy-tetrahydrodipicolinate reductase gives rise to the protein MAIKVGVLGAKGRVGSAVVAGVNAAEDLELVAEVNASDSLDLLVEKGADVVVDFTTPAAVMDNLEFCINNGIHAVVGTTGFDESRYQQVRDWCAANSNVGVLIAPNFAISAVLAMAFARQAAPFFESAEVVEYHHPNKLDAPSGTAVKTAQGIAEARREANKGAMPDATEQALDGSRGADVDGVKVHAVRMQGMVAHEEIIFGTTDQSLTIRQDSYGRDSFVPGVLTGVRQVADNPGLTIGLDSYLGL
- the thyX gene encoding FAD-dependent thymidylate synthase, encoding MTQKKKLDVQLVAATSFAAPADVDWEQDSAATDAEALVEFAGRACYETFDKPNPHTAGNEAYLRHILEVGHDALLEHATATLYIRGLSRAAGNELLRHRHLSFSQLSQRFVPAGEADVVVPDVIAEDEDLSRMFLAAVDEQRFVYEELLNALENNLAAEPNSLLRKKKARQAARAILPNATETRFVVTGNYRAWREFIAARASEHADIEIRELAVACLEILKKQAPALFDDFLISTLADGSVMATSPYAG
- a CDS encoding polyribonucleotide nucleotidyltransferase, encoding MSKNQPHTPDNSVEFNIDEDFGITDAVAVLDNGDFGERTVRFETGQLARQADGAVTTYLDDETMLLATTTASNQPREGFDFFPLTVDVEERMYAAGKIPGSFFRREGRPSTQAILACRLIDRPLRPTFVKGLRNEVQVVITVMSWDPEEYYDVVAINGASAATQLSGLPVSGAVGGVRMALIADEDHPDGQWVAFPNHEQHEQAVFEMVVAGRIVEKKQGRKKVEDVAIMMVEAGAGVNVVKLVEDGAPVPTESTVAEGLEAAKPFIKTLCEAQNGLAERTAKETQEFPLFPSYSDEIFDAVEKKASKKLSTLLTIKGKAERDDATNAYMEEIEADLLDSLPVEDDEDASKEIRAAYNAVMKQIVRTKILTEGFRIDGRGVTDIRDLGVEVELVPRAHGSSLFERGETQILGVTTLDMLKMEQQLDSLHPETSKHYIHHYNFPPYSTGETGRVGSPKRREIGHGALAERALLPVIPSKEDFPYTIRQVSEALGSNGSTSMGSVCASTLSLYNAGVPLAAPVAGIAMGLVSGEVDGETKYVALTDILGAEDAFGDMDFKVAGTSEFITALQLDTKLDGIPSDVLANALTQAKDARATILDTMAEVIEGPDEMNPLAPKITTVHVPVSKIGEVIGPKGKTINQITEETGADISIEDDGTIYVAAATGEGADAAIEKINAIANPQQPKVGERYLGTVVKTVAFGAFVSLTPGRDGLVHISKLGGNKRIENVEDVVNVGDKIEVEIADIDNRGKISLVPVNEDEDNE
- a CDS encoding copper oxidase; translation: MGVFILVGLVHTLLPEPRLVLIHIFTLGILTNAIMVWSQNLTERFLQAKLPDSARRYQLARSRLLNIGVAAVLLGHLFGGEDWNWIITGCGAAFVVGAVGWHAVSVGKQVAASDPAKRFRPVVWGYVVCSGSLVIGACFGAALAMDLRNGWQQRVLLAHLLANIGGFVGFAAMSSLVVLLPAMWRMKAVLAHQRSVLCIMGAGLLVAAAGALSGSGVVLGSGVIVYAAAWAWALQTWCAGVFSSATRDRFTYPGMSALLAVVWLVAALVSFGTSALLIDGPLDALVPPTLPLLAGFAAQLLIGTMSYLMPTTIGGGPAATQAGLAELNRAGIFRAAAFNCAVLGWLFAPSSLARIVCSLIACGCLVAFLPLMVRAVRAQRRVIAAQSGGRV